From a region of the Triticum aestivum cultivar Chinese Spring chromosome 7D, IWGSC CS RefSeq v2.1, whole genome shotgun sequence genome:
- the LOC123164346 gene encoding uncharacterized protein isoform X1, translating to MGMPMLKRFMSMQSERRHRQIRARARAGCVSSSLAKRKKEVCQHDDVSPSDKRLRCSGVNLPEDIWHHIHSLLPLRDAARIACVSRTFLRSWRYYPNLIFNRHILGSNSDGRGRDFIRTIDHVLKKHSGVNVKKLTLDMYNFPEVTNACRQRLDGWLQITMRPGIEEINLLSLANEAYMFPCWLLSDDRIKDSIRCLNLSSFAFRPTVKLSPFKCLAMLRLNYVCITGYELGCLVSNTLTLERLELNGCGDLDCLKIPSQLQRLSCLMVSGCFRLDVIDIKTPNLRVIRLDVEKVKKLSLGVSLELNELCIHGPDFASYARLKLLSNAPNVESLYLKLIDEVF from the exons ATGGGGATGCCCATGCTGAAGCGGTTCATGTCCATGCAGTCGGAGCGGCGGCATCGCCAGATCCGAGCCCGTGCCCGTG CTGGATGTGTTTCTTCTTCATTGGCTAAAAGAAAAAAGGAGGTCTGCCAACATGACGATGTTTCTCCGAGTGATAAACGATTGAGATGTTCAGGGGTGAACCTTCCAGAG GATATCTGGCACCACATCCATTCCCTACTGCCACTACGGGATGCTGCCCGTATTGCCTGCGTGTCCCGCACCTTTTTACGATCCTGGAGATATTATCCCAACCTCATCTTTAATAGGCATATACTGGGCTCAAATAGCGATGGACGTGGAAGGGATTTCATCAGAACAATCGACCACGTTCTGAAAAAACACTCAGGTGTTAACGTAAAGAAACTCACACTGGACATGTATAATTTTCCCGAAGTCACCAACGCCTGTCGGCAGCGGCTAGATGGTTGGCTTCAGATTACTATGAGACCAGGGATTGAAGAAATAAACCTCCTTAGCCTGGCTAATGAAGCATACATGTTTCCGTGCTGGCTGTTATCTGATGATAGGATCAAGGACTCAATTCGGTGTCTCAATCTCAGCTCTTTTGCTTTCCGCCCCACAGTCAAGCTCAGTCCCTTTAAATGTCTGGCCATGTTACGTCTCAATTATGTGTGTATTACTGGGTACGAGTTAGGGTGCCTTGTTTCCAACACTCTTACCCTGGAACGGTTGGAACTTAATGGTTGTGGCGACTTGGATTGCCTGAAGATACCTTCCCAGCTTCAGCGGCTTAGTTGTCTGATGGTTTCAGGTTGCTTTAGGCTGGATGTGATAGATATCAAAACCCCGAACCTTCGCGTTATCAGGTTGGATGTAGAAAAGGTTAAAAAACTCTCACTTGGAGTATCATTGGAACTGAATGAGCTATGCATACACGGTCCAGACTTTGCGAGTTATGCCCGTTTGAAGCTCCTCTCCAATGCGCCAAATGTCGAAAGTCTTTACCTGAAGTTGATTGATGAGGTATTTTGA
- the LOC123164346 gene encoding uncharacterized protein isoform X4 — MGMPMLKRFMSMQSERRHRQIRARARAGCVSSSLAKRKKEVCQHDDVSPSDKRLRCSGVNLPEKEQPRRIWGYYVPLGGRNQMSLCLQ, encoded by the exons ATGGGGATGCCCATGCTGAAGCGGTTCATGTCCATGCAGTCGGAGCGGCGGCATCGCCAGATCCGAGCCCGTGCCCGTG CTGGATGTGTTTCTTCTTCATTGGCTAAAAGAAAAAAGGAGGTCTGCCAACATGACGATGTTTCTCCGAGTGATAAACGATTGAGATGTTCAGGGGTGAACCTTCCAGAG AAGGAGCAACCGAGGAGAATTTGGGGATATTATGTACCTTTAGGAGGCAGAAACCAAATGAGCCTGTGTTTGCAGTGA
- the LOC123164346 gene encoding uncharacterized protein isoform X2, protein MEQLKFPALQTVASSVSWKSSMKVGWDIWHHIHSLLPLRDAARIACVSRTFLRSWRYYPNLIFNRHILGSNSDGRGRDFIRTIDHVLKKHSGVNVKKLTLDMYNFPEVTNACRQRLDGWLQITMRPGIEEINLLSLANEAYMFPCWLLSDDRIKDSIRCLNLSSFAFRPTVKLSPFKCLAMLRLNYVCITGYELGCLVSNTLTLERLELNGCGDLDCLKIPSQLQRLSCLMVSGCFRLDVIDIKTPNLRVIRLDVEKVKKLSLGVSLELNELCIHGPDFASYARLKLLSNAPNVESLYLKLIDEVF, encoded by the exons ATGGAACAGTTAAAGTTTCCTGCGTTGCAAACTGTGGCAAGTTCAGTGAGCTGGAAAAGTAGCATGAAAGTTGGATGG GATATCTGGCACCACATCCATTCCCTACTGCCACTACGGGATGCTGCCCGTATTGCCTGCGTGTCCCGCACCTTTTTACGATCCTGGAGATATTATCCCAACCTCATCTTTAATAGGCATATACTGGGCTCAAATAGCGATGGACGTGGAAGGGATTTCATCAGAACAATCGACCACGTTCTGAAAAAACACTCAGGTGTTAACGTAAAGAAACTCACACTGGACATGTATAATTTTCCCGAAGTCACCAACGCCTGTCGGCAGCGGCTAGATGGTTGGCTTCAGATTACTATGAGACCAGGGATTGAAGAAATAAACCTCCTTAGCCTGGCTAATGAAGCATACATGTTTCCGTGCTGGCTGTTATCTGATGATAGGATCAAGGACTCAATTCGGTGTCTCAATCTCAGCTCTTTTGCTTTCCGCCCCACAGTCAAGCTCAGTCCCTTTAAATGTCTGGCCATGTTACGTCTCAATTATGTGTGTATTACTGGGTACGAGTTAGGGTGCCTTGTTTCCAACACTCTTACCCTGGAACGGTTGGAACTTAATGGTTGTGGCGACTTGGATTGCCTGAAGATACCTTCCCAGCTTCAGCGGCTTAGTTGTCTGATGGTTTCAGGTTGCTTTAGGCTGGATGTGATAGATATCAAAACCCCGAACCTTCGCGTTATCAGGTTGGATGTAGAAAAGGTTAAAAAACTCTCACTTGGAGTATCATTGGAACTGAATGAGCTATGCATACACGGTCCAGACTTTGCGAGTTATGCCCGTTTGAAGCTCCTCTCCAATGCGCCAAATGTCGAAAGTCTTTACCTGAAGTTGATTGATGAGGTATTTTGA
- the LOC123164346 gene encoding uncharacterized protein isoform X3: protein MGMPMLKRFMSMQSERRHRQIRARARAGCVSSSLAKRKKEVCQHDDVSPSDKRLRCSGVNLPEPYVCDGYRQEHMGLLEEKDRVMTYDVAVHVHVKLLVDDQPHAQLDNAKNFLRYPCQEA, encoded by the exons ATGGGGATGCCCATGCTGAAGCGGTTCATGTCCATGCAGTCGGAGCGGCGGCATCGCCAGATCCGAGCCCGTGCCCGTG CTGGATGTGTTTCTTCTTCATTGGCTAAAAGAAAAAAGGAGGTCTGCCAACATGACGATGTTTCTCCGAGTGATAAACGATTGAGATGTTCAGGGGTGAACCTTCCAGAG CCATACGTGTGCGACGGTTATCGGCAGGAACATATGGGCTTGCTCGAGGAGAAGGATCGGGTAATGACGTACGACGTGGCCGTCCACGTCCACGTGAAACTTCTCGTGGATGACCAACCCCATGCCCAGTTGGATAACGCGAAGAACTTTCTGCGTTATCCATGTCAGGAGGCCTAA